The Belonocnema kinseyi isolate 2016_QV_RU_SX_M_011 chromosome 2, B_treatae_v1, whole genome shotgun sequence nucleotide sequence tcaaatgatttctacccacttataaaaaatgtaggactgtttattaaaaattaagccaAGTTTCgcatttcaatcaaattaatctctttttgtttaGCTTTTCGGGGGATTGCTAATTGGCGTCGGTCTCTACGCTTTCGTCGATAAATGGCAGGCTACTGGATCTGTAAGAGTAGAAAATGTTTACGATGTCGTTCTCAACATTTCTCTAGTGATGGTGATAGCCGGAGGAGTCGTTTTTATTGTCAGTTTTGCTGGATGCGTTGGAGCTCTACGTGAAAACACTTGTCTTCTTAAATTCGTTAGTATTTTCTCTATTAAATAATTCCAAACAAGCTAAAAACTTTGTCAATTCTATTTTTGAAGAGTTATTTTTTACCACCGATGGGTATATTGTTCTCAATCTTATTTCCTCAGTTTACGTGGTATTATACTAATAGATACTATTaaagcatttattatttttgtttagtcTGTCTAAAATATTATTGCTTGAATAGTATTATAGGAAAATGCAAACCAAGAAAATAACATCGGGATCAAACTTTATTAACTCCGTGTTTGTCGCAGGTCAGAGAAAacctgaaaaaaaatgaattttgaatagatCTTTATAATCTGaagagattttgaagattttagattattttcaataattccaaggagttttcaagggctttaaacagtttcaaagacttttaaatattttcgggtatttttaaaggttatgaagaattttcaagattttaattatttgaagggatttcaaaggattttacgtatttttaaaacataccaGGAATCTTCAAGAGCTTTAGAAAGTTTCAGAGGACTtaagaacatttcaaaagatttgaaatatttttaaatatttcaaagcattataaaaaaattaaaacattttcaaggaattcccaaggatttcaatgatttaaagagatttttagagTTCTTAAGGTATCGCAATAAATGGAATGGAATGATTTCGtagtatttgaacaattttcaaatatttccaaagattttaaagaattgaacaaatgttaggatactttaaaagattcgaaggaagtttcaattgatttaaataatttgaaggaatttcaaagaatttcaaaattttttgagtagttaaaaaaaatttaatttcaagggatttcaaaatattttgcaggAATTGAATaatcttagggtattttaaatcgatttcaaacatttgaagtgattccaaaacgattcaaacaattttagtttatttttaataaattatacgtaattttctaaatatttaaaaagtctcgaagaatttcaaaatattgtaagaaatttaaaacattttaagatattttaaaaaatcccaagaatttgaaatattttaggttattgaAAAAGATCCCAAGACATCTTCAATAGCTTTACAAAGTTGCaatatatttcaaaggatttgaaaaattattggtgatttcaaaatattccaagagattttttattgatttcaatcatttgcagggattttaaaggctttaatttaaagggattttaaaagctctcaattgcaatacattttccaggatttcagaaaacatcaggtttcatagaatttcacgggatttcatactattttaatggattttatagaatttattcacaagaagtgacGGATTTCATTGCGTTTCAAGGATCCTAagggattttcaaatattgtttgcaaattaatttcaattcatttggccctatgaatttatcctgaattttttcactctttcgaattctttgaaattcttgaaattattaattcgcctgaattcttctgaattcactcaattctacttgttgagtttttgtttaattcatcctgaagtcttttaaatttaccttgaattcttaggcatttcatatAATTTGAGTTCCATAAAGTTTAACCAagcatttgtttcaaattcgccATGAATTTGTCTGAATTTCATGGGTTTCTTCTATTTTCCcttgaattcctctaaattcactccaattttacagaaaccaattttttcttagtttttgaattcttttccaattcatgtgaattcttttgaatttatgttGATTTTTTATCGAATACTTTTGATTATTTCTTAATTCAAAGGGAGATTAGTCAGAATAATGTACATTCGTCACTTTTAGTCAAGTTTCTTCAGTTTATTCCAGTAGATTAGGCTGTCGCCCCTgagaacaataaattttttaatttataaaccgaagtttaaaatggttttatttcatttgtaaaaagatcctatattaaaaatagtacaagattagaatttgttcgttaaataATAATGGcgagggaaaataaaaaattagtcagggaaaagtcaaggtattctgaaaatgaaattttgcagcCACTTTGTAACtcctttttattgatttattatttcagtattCGTTGTGTTTATTGGTGTTTTTCCTGCTCGAAATGGGAGTTGCGATAGTTGGCTTTGTGTTTCCCCACACATTGCAGTCTTTGCTGGAAGAGTCGTTTACTGACAAAATAATCCAATCATATCGAGAAGATCCAGATCTTCAGAATTTTATCGATTTTGGGCAACAGGAGGTAAgcctttgtttaaaaaagtatatttcctatttcatttttatgtaaattgcaCCTAATTGATATTAATTACAGTTCAAGTGTTGCGGTTTAAGCCAAGAAGGCTACTTAGACTGGGGAAAGAATGAATACTTTAATTGTTCTAGTCCTAGCGTAGAACGATGCGGCGTTCCATTTTCTTGCTGCATAAATGCAACGGATATTTCGGTAAGTTGTTTCTGTGATCAATGATACCTATTCTGTAAATACCAGTCTTATTCGGGTCGATTAATAATTTTGAGATGCATTATTTGCAGAGTGGACTAGTAAATATCATGTGTGGCTACAAAGTGCAGATGTATCCAGTATCAGAGGCGAGTAAAAAGGTGTGGACCAATGGTTGCATTGACATTGTGCGTAGCTGGGCCGAGCGAAATCTTTACACGATAGCAGGAATTGCATTGGGCGTGGCGCTGAGCCAATTGTTTGTTATCTACTTGGCGAAGACGCTCGAGGGTCAGATCGAACTGCAAAAATCACGTTGGCAGCACTCCTGAGGTTGACCTCAGGCCACCTACCGCTATCACGTAAGCTCCTCCACCAGCAGGCAGGTGGCCAGTGGCCGATCTAGGGGCCAAAATGCCGAGGCCAGTGTGAATGCTCGAATGGCGTTACTCGTCCTCTTCGCGATTTCTCTCTACGTGCTCTTCATCCTCTCGCTGATACGCCTCGTTCTCTACTTCAAGAACTACTTTCATTTGTTCCTCAACAAAGATTGATTTCGCGACACTGGATAAGTGGGACGCATCGCCTTATTGTGATTCTCAGACTGTTCATACCCATTGTTCTCTCGTGTTGTTAATGGCTCAGCGAATATCTATTAACACCAACATGTCACACGAACAGAATTGTGAGAGCTgatatttttatgctttttattcGTCTAGCTCTAGGTGTACAAGATTTACGCCGAATTTGTAAAACTGGAACTTAAAATTCCCTCGAATCGATATTTTTGGATAGAGTTAAAAAACGGAGGAGATAACGcaagactaattttttataaaaggaaaTCATGAATCTGAAGATATGATTCGATTTTAAGTTCTGGTTATGGGTGTTGACACGGGTGACTCCGCTGGTCGCGAGGCTTCTAGCGGCTGTTCAAGTATTACGTAAACAATTTTGAGGTCACTTTTTACCCTCCTCCAGGTCAGCAAGGGAAAGAATTTCCTCCTAGTAGGAGTAGATTCAATTTGTTTTAATGTTTTGGtatgaaattcaagaatcttAGAtccaagaacttttaattaacgGACGCAGAACGTTTTCAAGCATTATTTGGCCTATTCTATAACTGATTTTATTTCCCAATTTCGCTGGGGAGGGGGACCCTACAAAGTGCTTTCCTAATACTTGAACGGCCCCTAATAGCACAGTAGTCACCGGAAAATTTCGGAATTtgcattttgtattttaaaaaatacagcaGTGCGAATCCATGTGAAAAAGGGTGCTTTcacttggaaaaatattttaccgaCGTTTTCCATCACCCCGTCCGACACTCCCAAAAACCATCGTGATGGTTTTTGAATGTTTCATCTAATTAATTAATCTCGACGATTCGGGATTTGAAGACAGCCCTTTGCCATTCACTTCCCCCAGTTGACTTAATCCTTGTGATTTTTATATTGGTATTGAGCCTTTGCTCTGCATTTCTTTTTGAACAAATGATATTTTCAGATCGTAAGATTAACAAACCTTGCCATCGACGCTCGGCTACTGAGTAGTTTCAGTTCTAGAAAATGGTAGCTGTTCGTTCACGCGTTTATGgagaatttgtttacttttttggtATTCCTTTTTTTAACGACGCAAGCACAGACAAAAAACGCACACCGGTGATTGGCGTGtttctaattgaattttcgaatcgTAATAAAGAGCCTTGTAAACGCCGATAAATTGCCCGTCTAGCTCAAAGATTCTGGAAAGCCCCGTGCCAAAATCCCGTGCATATTTTTgcctttatttctttttaataaatcagACAATAACTTCAGTGAGTGTATGGATTTCTTTGGTAAACGCATGTCACatgcaattttgtattttttaccaatGATAAATTATGAGTATTGATGCAATACTATCATATTCGTAGAATATTCTTCATAGTTTTTAATAAACGAACAATTACTCTAATATCTACGCCACTGcagtaaaattatattacaaattatcaaATATggagaaaaattgttcttttttttttaatatttcaaaaattttacttactttaaaaaatctatcgaattttattcttatttcatGCGAGCACATTTTACTGCAGTGCATCTTATAAAATAATCTGTCCAGATTTTAGTCTTTTATTTTAATCGACCAAATGTTGATCCtactcatttttaattattttagccgTAAGTAGTCAAGCATAGATATACGAGACTTTTGAAAATGTTcgctcaaataaaatttgtactgaaAACAGCTTTGATTTTGGTTTAACTTTATTTTACaatctgaatattttaaatttagagtaatgtgataattaaaacattattacgATTCACTGGTGTAAAGAGAAGAATCGACTTTGTTATCATTGCAGTACTCCAAAATTATGCTTTGCCCATCAATTAACGTATTACTTTTGAATAAGTCGGCTAAAAGTGTGTCCATCTGATCTGCTACAATGAAACCAGTATCAGTATGAAACATACGTAGTTTTTTAGATGTTGATACATTATTGAAATTGGGAATGCCAAGTAAATCGGCAATTGAATCTATTGCTTTTCCCATTGTCCAACTCACGGAGACGAAAGTTCCTTTGGAAATTCCAGCATTCTTTGTGGTTATGGGATAATAGACGAGAAAATAACGACGATCCACTGTTGGAATTCCTTGAGAACCGACAGAGTGTCCTTTTAATTTCATGAGTTGTACctggaacaaaaaatattttaatttgtgaatatgcTCTTCAAAGAATAGCAGGGTTGATACAGAAGACTGTTTTTGAAATTCCATTACTTTCTCCAGATTTTCTGgtctattcttcaaaaaattcctggtcttttttttaaatccagtcaATTCTATTCGATTTCAAGATATTCTACACATCATGTATTTTATGAATGACCTCAAAgaacatttcaataattattaatttctcacgattatcattaatattattattaaaaaatgtaatctgaaTTAAGGTAAATGTCACAGTAGTCGTGACGCTCCCAATAATTGTGAAACTTGGCTTGACCTgaatatgttgttaaaaaatattttaaaagtaacatttcatTATAGAATCGCTTTATTTTTAACACCTTCAAgtgtcaaattgaatttaaattaaattaaatgacatAAAAAGCAAAAAACAAGGCGTCATATGACGTGGACAAGGGGCACGATTATTGAGATGtttagggatcatccataaactacgggcgggggggggggggcacaaaacCTATAGTTGATAGCGGGTGGGTAGTCAAAGTATCGTTTCAAGTATATTAACCTTttggaatttagagaaatttgttttataaaagtaCATATGGCAACGTTTTTAGTATGTTTTATAGATGATGaatgtttttgttagaaagttaatctttttatttaaaattgatgtttttagttggaaatttaatttttcagttgaaaaatcttgaattttattaaaaatgcgtcttttctaatagtaaattaatctttttatttcaaaattcatctttttagttgaaaattaaactttttggttgagaattcttggattttgttaaaaattcgttttgtttcgggagagaatgaatcttttttatacatcttcttcgttaaaaatttaacaactacattttaaagctgaaatgccttctcaaaaattaaaaaaaaaaaatttcttaaaaatttaactttttggttcagaattcttgaacttttatgaaaaattcgtctttttcggtagtaaactaatctttttttttttaaatgttctcttttttagttgaaaattcgacattttcttaaagaattcttgaattttgtaaaaaaatcgtttttttttcggtataaaattgatttttgtttcaaaattcatctttttggttaaaaatttaattgtttggttgaaaattctttttttttcattgaaaaattactttcgtaattgaaaatttacctgtacCTGTTTTGATCAAGAAAggttctttttttagtaaaaactcaacattttgttaaaattgaactattttaataaaagttcgcttttttgttgaaaattattctagtttagttgaaaattcaacttttgagttGAGAGTTCttatatttcgttagaaattagtcttttttagtataaaattaactttttttatcaatatgtgatatttttaatttgataattcaactgttttgtatagaaaattcgtcagttttccttaaaaattaaaaaattatttttttaaattaaacgtttaactactccatttttagttaaaaatgtacttttctcagtttaaaaattcagcaatagCCGCATTAATTATCACATAAACTTTAATTAGGGACATTTCaatatttactttgaaaatagcttttttattttaattgttgcttTATTATCGATGTTTATAATTCACAACACGGTCACGTAGACAATATAGACATATCAAAAATCAGTCCAAACGTAAAATCATGTTTTACCTACAGGGCCGCGTTACTTCcagtgtgtgtggggggggggggggtgacgaaATAAACATTTATCAACGAGGGGGGAGGTAAAAAATTGCCCAAATTTGTTAACGTAGTTTACGGATGACCCCTTACCTTATATTAatattacttttattaattaaaaaatcaatttgcatcAATTCCAAAAGTTTAAATTGACCTCAAAGTAATTATTAAGACTTATTAGAGCTTTAAACTCGGTACGACTGCGAAAATTccaatcatattttcaaaattccaagatttttcaaGGCCGAGACTTCACATCCCAAAGCGCACTCAAAGCAggggaaatataatatttttacgcaaaaaaaggggaatacattttttaaaatgaaattattgtacctttcatattcaattcaatataaaacgaattttcaataaaacattttttaaaagttaatttgcaagTAAAGAGTTCATTATTCAACATATAAcgtcgaatgttttaaaaaacagtgGTCTTTTGAAccgtaagattaattttcatcaaaaaagtttatattcaacCAAGAG carries:
- the LOC117167592 gene encoding tetraspanin-33-like; translation: MHNRRRMHNFTYVSSCVKYMIFLLNFIFWLFGGLLIGVGLYAFVDKWQATGSVRVENVYDVVLNISLVMVIAGGVVFIVSFAGCVGALRENTCLLKFYSLCLLVFFLLEMGVAIVGFVFPHTLQSLLEESFTDKIIQSYREDPDLQNFIDFGQQEFKCCGLSQEGYLDWGKNEYFNCSSPSVERCGVPFSCCINATDISSGLVNIMCGYKVQMYPVSEASKKVWTNGCIDIVRSWAERNLYTIAGIALGVALSQLFVIYLAKTLEGQIELQKSRWQHS